The genome window GGCGTGACCTGGGATACCATCCCTGCGGCAACTCCGGGGGGAGGATCTCTTTCAGCATCTATTGGAGGACTTCAGACCGGCAAGCAGTACTATGTTAAAATTAAGGCAAAGAATGCTGTAAGCGAAAGTCCCAACTTCTCCCGCACATATGGAGCATATACCTCAGCAAGCCAGGAAAAAGTTCTTATCGTTGACGGTTTTAACCGGATAAGCGGATCATCAGCCAATCCGGCTCATAATTTTGCAGCGATCTATGGTGATGCGCTGAGTGCCATGAACTTTAAGTTTGAAACCGTGAGCAATTTTACCGTCACCAGTTCAGCACAGCTATTATCGTATAAATATGTTTTCTGGTTCCTGGGTGATGAGTCGGTAGCTGATGAAACATTCACCGGTCTGGAGCAGACATATATACGGGACTACCTCCGTCAGGGAGGCAAACTTTTTGTAAGCGGATCCGAAGTTGCCTGGGATCTCGATCAGCAGGGTACCACCGCTGATAAAGCATTCATCAACACTTATCTTAAAGCCAGATATATTGCTGATGCACCAACCCCAAACACTCCGGCCGGAACAGCTGTTTCGGGAACACTTTTTGACGGTGTCCCGAATTTCACTTTTGGACAGGTATATCCCGAAGACTGGCCCGACGTCATTGATACCATTGGAGGAAGTTATCCCGTTATGCGTTATAATGCAACTCAGACGGCAGGAATTGCCTTCCGGGGATTGGTTTCAGGAGGTTTTATTGAAAGCAAGCTGGTATATCTTGCCTTTGCGCTTGAAACCATGGGCAATGTAAACCACCGCAGGCAGATTGTGAATAAAATCGTTTCATTTTTTACCGGAGCAACTAATCTTAATGAGAATGATCTGGAATTAACTCCGGCTGACTATTCTGTTTCCGCTTATCCTAATCCTTTTAATCCGTCTACTAATCTGGAGGTGAATCTTCCGGTCCGTGGTGATTATGAGATTACCATAACAGATATCCTCGGTAAAGAAGTCCTCACTCTGAGCAGAGGATTGTTAGAGGCAGGCGTCCACCGGTTCACAGCCGATCTTTCCCCTTATTCTTCCGGAATTTATTTTGCCTCGCTCCGCGGGAACGGAATTGTCAAATCATTTAAACTGATGTTACTGAAGTAGAAGGAATCAGACTGATATGAAAAAATCTTTATATATACTCTTTCTTATTCTGACCGTAACGGTATCAGCACAGGATGCGGTCCGGCTGAACCTTAAGGAGGGCGAACAGTTTCTTATACCAAAGGTTTCAGCAGACGGCAGATATCTTGCACTGAGCAGTGCTGATTATAACAGACTCTTTGTGTATGATATTATCTCTGATGCACTCATTGCAGAGGTCACTGGAGCAGGAATCGGCTGGGGTTTTTCATGGTCCGGGAGCGCAAATTTTATTGCCATGCGTGAAAATATTTTCAGTGAAAATGACCGTACTTCTAGAATAAAGGTGATAAATCCGTTTGGTCAGGTTATTTCTGAGAGCCGTCAGTATCCTGATGCATCCCTCCCTTTCTGGAGCGCGGACGGAAGAGTTCTTAACTATAAACCCTCAAAACTTGAAGCAAAATCCGTTGCTTTGGGTGAAGGAGGCCGTGATGCCGGATTTCTTATTGATGAAGATCTTCTGATAGTAAATTACCCGGAACTCACATTCCCCCCTTCATTCATTGAGACCATGGTATCTGGCAGAGCCCTGTCATTTACTTATTCCCCCGACGGCACCAAAATAGCAGTTGAGTACCTTGGAACCGGTATCCGTGTATATGATCTGAAATATGGTATCATCTATGACTTCGGTGAGGGAGAAGCCCCTGTCTGGATGGATACTGAACATGTGGCATATATGCTGGTAGAAGATGACGGCTATGAAATTACTGCAGGAGAATTGGTTACGAGAAAATATAACGGTGGGGACAGGTCAGTAATAACCGGCAGTTTTGATATACCGGCATTTTATCCATCAGCCGCAGGCAAGACCATTTACTTCACAGACCTGCAGGGACATATTTACAAGATGATTCTGAACTGAAAATCAACTGGTTTTGTAACATATTTACCCGAAAAGCCACGCAGATATGCGTGGCTTTTTTTTGCAAGTTCAATAAACTTGATCTGCTATTTTTACATGTACACACAAGCAGCGGTGTGTATCCGCGAATTCCTTATTTAACAAGAGTGAAAAATTTATTTGAGATATATTTCATTACTCTGCCAGTTTCAGCAGCAGTTCACGGTACCAGCCGTCAACATCTGCTGAGCGGCCGTTATAGTTATTAACCAGAAATGAGAATGCTATCAAATCCCCTTTCTTGTTATGAATATAACCTGAAAATGAGCGGACACCGTTTATGGTTCCTGATTTAATTCTGGCATTTTTTGCAATAACCGTCCCCAGTCCAAACCGCTTAAATCCTCCCGAATCTAATGTATCGCCCGCAACCGGAAATGATTCATAATAATCGGAGAATGTCTTCCCCTTCACAGCCATATAGTGCAGCAGTTCCGAAATAGTTCTTGCCGATATCATATTGCTCCGGGAAAGTCCTGATCCATCCTGAAGGCGGAGTGATTCACTAAAGATATTATTCGCTTTTAAGAATGAATCCACAACGGCGATTCCCTCCTCTGTTCTTCCTCGGCCATTTTTCATGCCGAGTGCAGCCAGAACCTGTTCAGTATAAAGATTGTTGCTTCGCTTGTTAATGATTCTGACTATTTCCCTTAAGGGAGGTGAATAAAAATCTGCAAGCTGATTTTGTTGCCTATCCCCGGTTTTCACGGAATCATATATTATGCTGACGGTAAAAGTTATTCCTCTCCTCTCCAGTTCATTTAGAAAAAGTCCGGTAAAAGCTGCAGCAGGATCAGGAAGGCTTCCTTTTATATCAAACTCTTCTACTCCTGCCGGAATAGTCCCCTGCAATAAATACTCCTCTCTTCCCGGCAGCGGATAAATATACCCATTATCTCCGGAGCCCGCTTTTCCGGTTCTCATTCTGTTGATGAACTTTAAGCCTTCAATTTCCGGTTCTGTCCGCAAAACCTCTGCAGGGTCCCCCGGTTTTAAGCCGGGCTTAAAGAAGAGGAAATACATATTATCGTGAAAGGTGAACTTATGCACCCCGGTACCATAATAATTGCCGATATCTATATATGACCAGTAGTCAGGAAACTGCTGAACAGAAAAGCCGGAAAGATCAACCCGTATTCCTCCGCGGATTTTTTTAATACCCGCTTTTTCAATCCTGAGGAATACCGAATCAAAAATTTCTTCAAAACTCAGTATTCCGGTTATGAAAGTAGAACCGAACGTGGGATCGCCGGAAGGTTCAATGATAACATCTCCTATAAACTCCCCTTCGGGTGTGTTTTCACCGGCAAGTGAAAATGAGGTTTTATATTTGTAATCGCTGCCAAGTATTTCAAGCCCGGCAGCGGAAGTTACAACCTTTAAATTCGAGGCAGGGGCAAGCACTTTCTGTCCATTTTTATCAAGAATAACCCTGCCTTGGGCAATATTGATTGCGTAGATACTAACCGAAGCATTCCTGAGCAGCCGGGATGTATCAGCAAACTGTAATAAACTCTCAAATTGGTTATTCTGCTGTGCGGGCA of Ignavibacteriales bacterium contains these proteins:
- the dacB gene encoding D-alanyl-D-alanine carboxypeptidase/D-alanyl-D-alanine-endopeptidase encodes the protein MAPLLLILLFLTSSLPAQQNNQFESLLQFADTSRLLRNASVSIYAINIAQGRVILDKNGQKVLAPASNLKVVTSAAGLEILGSDYKYKTSFSLAGENTPEGEFIGDVIIEPSGDPTFGSTFITGILSFEEIFDSVFLRIEKAGIKKIRGGIRVDLSGFSVQQFPDYWSYIDIGNYYGTGVHKFTFHDNMYFLFFKPGLKPGDPAEVLRTEPEIEGLKFINRMRTGKAGSGDNGYIYPLPGREEYLLQGTIPAGVEEFDIKGSLPDPAAAFTGLFLNELERRGITFTVSIIYDSVKTGDRQQNQLADFYSPPLREIVRIINKRSNNLYTEQVLAALGMKNGRGRTEEGIAVVDSFLKANNIFSESLRLQDGSGLSRSNMISARTISELLHYMAVKGKTFSDYYESFPVAGDTLDSGGFKRFGLGTVIAKNARIKSGTINGVRSFSGYIHNKKGDLIAFSFLVNNYNGRSADVDGWYRELLLKLAE
- a CDS encoding N-acetylmuramoyl-L-alanine amidase encodes the protein MKHLLIFLLLAASVSGQSFTGKKFCLDPGHGFIPGQASACNDAETKRFESYINHIVVPYLKRYLQAEGATVITTRADYDSIGPCITLTQRKTIANNNNVHYFHSVHHNAFDGTSNYSLSLFKQNNSSICPNGNPAWPGVTDVAANIQANRMFNALQTTSAIYRGDLCFLGFNLGVLSTLNMPGTLSEASFFDNAKERVRLADTSYLKTEAEALYHSFLQLYSAPFPSHGSVTGVVTNMATGQPATNITVSIDSLGLTYPIGNNGSGVYRFDVVPPGFYRVTLRSQLDTVHTNITVQAGTINKRNLSLTQTEYVGDVRLKAVLSSNTSLSLQWEKPTGTIDVYHVFLSEDGVTWDTIPAATPGGGSLSASIGGLQTGKQYYVKIKAKNAVSESPNFSRTYGAYTSASQEKVLIVDGFNRISGSSANPAHNFAAIYGDALSAMNFKFETVSNFTVTSSAQLLSYKYVFWFLGDESVADETFTGLEQTYIRDYLRQGGKLFVSGSEVAWDLDQQGTTADKAFINTYLKARYIADAPTPNTPAGTAVSGTLFDGVPNFTFGQVYPEDWPDVIDTIGGSYPVMRYNATQTAGIAFRGLVSGGFIESKLVYLAFALETMGNVNHRRQIVNKIVSFFTGATNLNENDLELTPADYSVSAYPNPFNPSTNLEVNLPVRGDYEITITDILGKEVLTLSRGLLEAGVHRFTADLSPYSSGIYFASLRGNGIVKSFKLMLLK